CCTAAAAACAGAAGATCAAGGCAAAACAATCTACTGTGTATTGCAACCTAGGAAGTGAGCTGACCTTCCATTTAGAGGTAATTGCTGAAGCCATACTACTAACACAAATTGAAGGGGGGGTGGTGGTTAGCCTTATGAAATGAATTGAAATAAGCCATGTCTTTTGAAAATGTAGTATTTCTTATTAGAGAAAGTGTAGAATCCAAGAGGATTGTTTCAGATAcagttagaaaatagaaaaaaagaaaaaatattatcaaaagaCTACTTGCATATCCAAAATAATTTGAGCATTCAAAACAGATGATGTTTAGGTTTATAGTTGTTTTCATGAACAGTCCTTCTACAGAATAGGTTTATAATTTCTAACTGGGAATAAAGATTCATTGGTCAAAATACAGTTTTGTGGTCCTCACTTTATTACAAGCACATGTATATGCATCTGAAAGTATCATCTCTCTTCTGTTGCTCAATAAGCTGCCAATCTGTACTCTTGGTCCAGAATGCAAAGCAGTCTGTTACCACCAAAGTTCTGATTCTGTGGCCATTTAAATCACAGCACCAATTCAGTTTGATTTTGTTCAGTTTAGCAAATGTTCGTCCAATGCTAATCATGAGTAGACAATGTTCTAGCATGGTCCCTGTCCCAGAACCTCTAACTAGGCATGCTATTTGAAACACAAACACTTTATTACTTGTTCTTGAATATATCTTTGAATTTgtgaaaatgcaaatgaagaggAGCAATGACTCTTTAGTTAATAGGAAGAATTTTGGCTTCTTATGCTTGTGAGTATTTTGGAgatgtttgaatatttttaatttttttttgttgctggTAATGCATTTGTATGGTGACTTTAGATATAACATTtgtgagatacacacacacatttagatTTTAGATGAATGAACTGAAATAGCCTCTATTTAAAAATGTCACCCTACGCGTTCCTTGTTTTAAACTGCAATGGACTTTTGTTATAATGGTATAACACTGTTCACTGCAAAGTGAGTAGACTTTGGTATAATGCGCATCCATCTCATATCATGAATGTGATAAAAAATAGGTTGACTTAGATGAAAGGAGACTTGATATATGAGAAAGTGTGATTGATGAAATTCCAAAGATACTTGTGCAGCGGTTGATACTGGGGACAGAGACATAAAAGAACTTGAGAGAAGAACAAGTCAGTAGAAAATAAGAAGGAACAAAAATAGTGCTTACTACATGCTATGTACTTTACATGCTTTGCCTATTTATTCTCCCGAGAACCCCATTATAAGCCTATTAAGACCCCCATGTTATAGATGAAGATAGTGAGATTCAGAGAATTTATAAATTGCCCATGGTCACAGCTAGTAACTGGCCAAGATAGGACTTAAGCACATGTTCTCTCTATTAGACAAAGTGGACTTGACACAATAATAGCTGCATCGTGGCAGTGGTTAGAAGAATGTTTCTTACCATGAAATTGCTTCTCAGTCATAATTTAACAGGGAATTGGAATTGAGGTGGCATTATTTATAACATAGCATTAAAAAAGTGAATCTAGGATTTAGATAAAAAAGGATGTATTTCTAGGGTATAAAAGGATCCCAAAGTATAAAAAGTGGAGTTGATGGAAATAAGGGCAAAATATGCTGAAAGGAGAAATACCCTTATAATAGCCAAAGGCAGATCTGGTTAGTTAGAAGCTGGTTGAAATAAGTTCAAACAACTCAATTTAGACCTTAAACTTGTGCCAAGTTttgtgaataaagaaaaatggccTATGTGTTAAGTGCCTGGTTTGTTTTCAGAAATTACTTTTGTTTTGTGAACTAAGTGGAAGATATTCATCAATGGACAATGATACTACTGGAAATTTGTTTGTGTAGAGGGGTAGTTGGGTGGGGAGAAATGACTGTTcctgagaaaaaattaaaagagatagCTTGAGACTTTCTGAGGTAAGGTTAAGCAAAATCCACCATTCCCAATTCCCAGGGAATGGCTATTTTCCAGTTGATATTTTCCTGCAGTATCACCTAAAGTGAGATGTGCTGTTAGAACATGTCTCTTTAGTCGTAGTCTTTCTTTGCATCATGTTCAATTGGACTTAGGCAGCAACCAATTAAAATGGCAACTAAAAGGTGTTTGCattagagaatgagaagacaaaccAGCTGCTGGGagacaatatatgcaaatcacatGATAAATAActcatatccaaaatatataaagaattctcaaaactcaacaagaaaaaaaaaactcaattaaaaatgagcaatagaaccagcatggtggtgcatgcctgtagttctgtGTTCTGGTTAAGTTGGTAGTTACATgaatctgtagtcccagatactcagaggctgaggtgggagaatggcttgaggccaggagtttgaggacagcctgggaaaaatagcgagacccccatTTGTTATCAAAAAAGGGAGCAAAAGATACTTTACTAAAGAATGGAAAAACATCATCAGTCGtcaaggaaatgtaaaataaaatcataattaaaTATGACTATCTATTAGAATGGATATATCTattagaatggataaaaaattacTGACAATATTAAATGATGAGTTGGGAAGCAagtggaactctcatacattgttggttgAAATGCAAaactggtacagccactctggaaaactgtttggcagcTTCTTATACATTTAAACATGCTTATTGTCTCATTCCTGGATATTCTAAAAAAACGAAAGCTTATGGTCATACAAAAATTGGGGCAGAAATATTTATAGTAGCTCTATTCATaattgccccaaactggaaacaatccaaatatccttcaaaaggtGAACAGATAGGCAAAATACAGTAATCTACTcaatagaatactatttagcAATAATAACTTGAATGGATCTCAGAGGCTTtatctaagtgaaagaagctcaACCCCAGTGGctcatatgattctatttataagtatttatatGACATTATGGTAAACGTAAAACTATAGGGATAGAaaatatcagtggttgccaggatgTACAGGTAAGTGGAAGAGGTGACTAAGAAaagaatatcacaaagaagtgttTTGTGGTAATAGAAGAGTTCTGTGTTCTGGTTATGGCCGTGGTTATATGAATctatgcatgttttaaaattcatagaacCATACAGTAGAAGATAAAAAGTCAGTTTATGGTATGACATCTAACtgtatgataattttaaaaaaccacaaaaaaattcCACCCCTAACCAAAGAAAAAGGTGTTTGCACTTTAACACGAAGATTTCGTATTATTGGGCTTTACATGAATTGGTCGTGTTCTCTGGATAATCAGGAACGCAGTAATCACTGGTTGGGTTCATTTCTGATGAATCACCCTCCAGATTGACACACTTCTTTCAGTGTTGGAACACATATGGGTTATTGTTGAGTTCTCCTGACCTGGGAGTGAGGTTTTAAAGTAAATTACCAAATCTCTTATGCAATACACTCTGTATTGCTtttataattcattaaaaaacCTCAGGCAAGTAAGGGACACAAGCAGGTAGTCTTGGAGCCTAGGCTTTGCTACACATTAGTTATATGACTTTAGGCTGAACTCTCTCACTTTAGGTTTTCTTATCTTTCAAATGATAATGTGGAGTTTAAATTAcgtaatgtgaaaaaaaatcacaaagttcCTGGCCAAGAATGAGTGATCAATATCATAAGCTTTCCCCTCatatttctcttcctgcattgttaattcttttcattccatttccatatattccttcctcctcttccctattttctctttcttcaataCTTTTATGGGTCTgtggcaaatttttatatttgtacattGGTATACTTGGATTTaccatgtaaataaattatattaatttttttgacttCTTACAGGTAAAAGAGAGACATTTAAATGGAATGGGAAAACCAAACCATTCTGGTGGAATTTTTTTCTGAAGGGACTTTCTGGTCACCCAAGGCTTGAGTTATTCTTTTTTGTGCTCATCTTCATAATGTATGTGGTCATCCTTCTGGGGAATGGTACTCTCATTTTAATCAGCATCTTGGACCCTCACCTTCACACCCCTATGTACTTCTTTCTGGGGAACCTCTCCTTCTTGGACATCTGCTACACCACCACCTCTATTCCCTCCACGCTAGTGAGCTTCCTTTCAGAAAGAAAGACCATTTCCTTTTCTGGCTGTGCAGTGCAGATGTTCCTCAACTTGGCCATGGGGACAACAGAGTGTGTGATTCTGGGCATGATGGCCTTTGACCGCTATGTGGCTATCTGCAACCCTCTGAGATATCCCATCATCATGAGTAAGGATGCCTATGTACCCATGGCTGTTGGGTCTTGGTTTGCAGGAATTGTCAACTCTGCGGTACAAAATACATTTGTAGTACAATTGCCTTTCTGCAGGAATAACATCATCAATCATTTCTCCTGTGAAATTCTAGCTGTCATGAAGATGGCCTGTGCTGACATCTCAGGCAATGAGTTCCTCATGCTTGTGGACACAATATTGTTCACATTGATGCCACTGCTCTTGATAGTTATCTCTTACTCATTAATCATTTCCAGCATCCTCAAGACTCACTCCTCTGAGGGGAGAAGCAAAGCTTTCTCTACTTGCTCAGCCCATCTGACTGTGGTCATAATATTCTATGGGACCATCCTCTTCATGTATATGAAGCCCAAGTCTAAAGAGACACTTAATTCAGATGACTTGGATGCTACCGACAAAATTATATCCATGTTCTATGGGGTGATGACTCCCACGATGAATCCTTTAATCTACAGTCTTAGAAACAAGGATGTGAAAGAGGCAGTAAAACACCTACTGAACAGAAGTTTCTTTAGCAAGTGAATGCAAAATGTACTGGAGTGTGAACACACTTGATATTGTTGAAACTTCAGAATTATGTTAGAATTTTGGATACTTTTactatttttctgcattttcatatattatgttaaaataatgAGATACAGCATTTCAAAATTATTGCATGTCCACTCTAGAGAATTTGCAAGACACAGGGCAGTAGGATGAAGAAGACAGAGGGGTTACCTATATTACTCTAATAGTGGGAAATGGCTACTTTTCAACATTTTGAACAGTATCTTTCGTattatggtttttaaattttgctgtATTGGAATTGGGTGTGATGTGCCTTTTTATGTTCACTTTTCTACATAACGTTAT
This genomic window from Pan paniscus chromosome 11, NHGRI_mPanPan1-v2.0_pri, whole genome shotgun sequence contains:
- the LOC100973589 gene encoding olfactory receptor 13C9 produces the protein MYVVILLGNGTLILISILDPHLHTPMYFFLGNLSFLDICYTTTSIPSTLVSFLSERKTISFSGCAVQMFLNLAMGTTECVILGMMAFDRYVAICNPLRYPIIMSKDAYVPMAVGSWFAGIVNSAVQNTFVVQLPFCRNNIINHFSCEILAVMKMACADISGNEFLMLVDTILFTLMPLLLIVISYSLIISSILKTHSSEGRSKAFSTCSAHLTVVIIFYGTILFMYMKPKSKETLNSDDLDATDKIISMFYGVMTPTMNPLIYSLRNKDVKEAVKHLLNRSFFSK